A stretch of the Lonchura striata isolate bLonStr1 chromosome 17, bLonStr1.mat, whole genome shotgun sequence genome encodes the following:
- the STMN3 gene encoding stathmin-3 isoform X2: MASTVSAYKEKMKELSLLSLICSCFHTQPHPNTIYQYGDMEVKQLDKRASGQSFEVILKSPSDLSPESPILSSPPKKKDLSLEELQRRLEAAEERRKTQEAQVLKQLAEKREHEREVLHKALEENNNFSRLAEEKLNYKMELSREIREAHLAALRERLREKELHAAEVRRNKEQREEISG; the protein is encoded by the exons cctacaaggagaaaatgaaggagctgtctctgctctccctcatcTGTTCCTGTTTCCAcacccagccccatcccaacacCATCTACCAGTATGGAG aTATGGAGGTGAAGCAGCTGGATAAGAGGGCATCAGGCCAGAGCTTTGAAGTGATCCTGAAGTCCCCTTCAGATTTATCTCCTGAGAGCCCAAtcctttcctcccctcccaAGAAGAAGGACCtgtccctggaggagctgcagaggaggctggaggctgcagaagagaggaggaag ACCCAGGAGGCGCAGGTGCTGAAGCAGCTGGCGGAGAAGCGGGAACACGAGCGGGAGGTGCTGCACAAGGCGCTGGAGGAGAACAACAACTTCAGCCGCCTGGCCGAGGAGAAGCTCAACTACAAGatggagctgagcagggagaTCCGTGAGGCACATCTCGCTGCCTTGAGGGAGCGGCTCCGCGAGAAG GAACTGCACGCAGCCGAAGTCCGCAGGAACAAGGAACAGCGGGAGGAGATCTCTGGATAA
- the STMN3 gene encoding stathmin-3 isoform X1 gives MASTVSAYKEKMKELSLLSLICSCFHTQPHPNTIYQYGDMEVKQLDKRASGQSFEVILKSPSDLSPESPILSSPPKKKDLSLEELQRRLEAAEERRKTQEAQVLKQLAEKREHEREVLHKALEENNNFSRLAEEKLNYKMELSREIREAHLAALRERLREKASGTPGTGLGVLVLMEKWDLVPV, from the exons cctacaaggagaaaatgaaggagctgtctctgctctccctcatcTGTTCCTGTTTCCAcacccagccccatcccaacacCATCTACCAGTATGGAG aTATGGAGGTGAAGCAGCTGGATAAGAGGGCATCAGGCCAGAGCTTTGAAGTGATCCTGAAGTCCCCTTCAGATTTATCTCCTGAGAGCCCAAtcctttcctcccctcccaAGAAGAAGGACCtgtccctggaggagctgcagaggaggctggaggctgcagaagagaggaggaag ACCCAGGAGGCGCAGGTGCTGAAGCAGCTGGCGGAGAAGCGGGAACACGAGCGGGAGGTGCTGCACAAGGCGCTGGAGGAGAACAACAACTTCAGCCGCCTGGCCGAGGAGAAGCTCAACTACAAGatggagctgagcagggagaTCCGTGAGGCACATCTCGCTGCCTTGAGGGAGCGGCTCCGCGAGAAGGCGAGTGGGACCCccgggacagggctgggggtgctggtccTTATGGAAAAATGGGATCTGGTCCCGGTGTGA